The stretch of DNA ACATTGCTAGTGATCATAATTTTATTGACTGTCGTTTCCCTGTCCAGCATGTGATTCGTCCCAATACAGATGATTATCACGACTACAGAGGTTATGCAGGACGTGTTGCTGGAGGTGTCTTGAAAAAAGGGGATAAAGTGGTTGTACATCCTTCTGGTTTTTCTTCTAAAATTGCAAAAATCAACACATTTGATGGAGAAATAGAAAAAGCTTATCCTCCAATGTCTGTTACGCTTTTGTTGGAAGACGATATTGATGTGAGTAGAGGAGATATGATTGTTCGAGAAAACAATCAAGCTACTGTAACCCAAGATTTGGATATTATGGTTTGTTGGTTTAATCCTAAGGCATTACAATTGCGTGGGAAATATACCATTTTGCACACCACTCAAGAAGCTCGTTGTGTAATTAAGAATATTCGTTACAAATTAGACATCAATAATTTGACTAGAAACGAAGAAGATAAGAATATAGGGATGAACGATATTGCTCGTATAGTCATTCGTACCACTAAGCCATTATTTGTTGATCCTTATCGCAAAAATAGGATTACAGGGGCTTTGATTTTTGTGGATGAAGGAACCAATGAAACCGTTGGTGCAGGTATGATTATCTAGTTTGATTTGGATCGTATTGTATTCAAAAACAACTTATTTTGCATAAAAAAAGAGGTGCTGTTTTTTATAACAGTACCTCTTTTTTATCTTTTAGTTATGTTTTTCTAGGCTTCTTTTTTGCAGCGGGAAACAAAACATTATTTAAGATCAGGCGATAGCCCGCAGATTGTTTGTGTAACTCTAAGTCTGTCGGAGGGTCATGTACAAAATGGCGATAATCTTCAGGATCATGACCACCATAAAAACTCCAAAAACCTTTCTGAAACGTTCCATGTATATAGCGAGCTTCACTGGCTGGTTTATTTTCACCAAGAATGAGCACATTAGATTTTATTTGACTTTTTCTAAAGGCAGTAGTTTGTCCCATAAAACCTTTGACCGTTTTGGTATGAGATTGAGTTAACATTGTTGGAACAGGATCCCATTTGGCAGAAAAATCAAATAAGGTAAAATAATCGACATCATCTTTTACTCGTCTTGGTGGAGAAGTTAATGGCGAAGCATCAATGTTTGAAAATTCATATTTCAAAGGATCTCTAACTAATTTAAAATCTTTGAAAGCGAAGGTATTATTAAAATTTAATTTATTCTGAGCTTGTGGGTCGGGCGCATCACCATCATACATGTAGTCACAAATATCAACACCATCTGCAGCCAGCGCAATGTCGTAGGTATCAGTAGCAGAACACATGGCAAACATAAACCCACCACCAGAGACAAATTCTCTAATTTTTTTGACAACCGCCAATTTTAATTGAGAAACCTTATCAAAACCATGTTTTTTAGCGAGCGTTTCCATTCCCCGAACATGATCTTTGTACCATTTTTGGCTACTATAATTCGCAAAGAATTTTCCGAATTGCCCTGTAAAATCTTCATGATGCAAATGCAACCAGTCGTATTCATTAAGTTTGCCCTCCAACACCTCGTCATCATAGACCAAATCGTATGGAATTTCTGCATAAGTAAGCACTAAAGTCACAGCATCGTCCCAAGGTTGTACCTCTTGCCCACGCACATTAACGGTAGGACTATAAACAGCTACTTTGGGAGGAACTTCTAATTTCATCGCTTCCATATTGACCTGAGGGTCATTGATTTCATTGAGGATGCTATTAAAAGATGAAGTAGGGATAATTTTGAACGAAACCCCTCTTCGCATACATTCTTTTTTGAATATATCGTTGTATTGAAAAGCAAAACTGCCCCCTTGATAATTGAGTAACCAGTATGCTTCTTGTTTGGCAGATAAAACTTGATAAGTGATTCCATAAGCCTTCATGTGATTGGTCTGGCTCTCATCCATAGGAATCAATATATATCCTTGTGCGAATGTTCCACCTGCACTTGCTAATAGGGCAAGAAAAAAGAAGAACTGTTTGAGCATAGATGCATATATTTAAATTTAAAAGAAATTTTTGTTTAAACGTTGCCTTTGAAGATAGCAAAGTGCCAAAGCTACTTAAGCTAACACAAATTTTACTATTTATGAAGCAAGAAAAATAGGATTTGAGATATAATTGTTGATAGTAACTTGGTTTACAAATGGATGTTTTAGGTTGGTATAAAACAAAACTATCTCAACCAAACAAATTTAGCAATTCAGGTATACTTTTTACAAAGTAGCGTATTTTATTTAAAATTGTTACATCCTTAACAATTATTAACATGGATTATCTTTATTTGATTGAAGGTTAGAACCATTTAATAGTTACTTTGTTGATACTTTGATTAACAAAAGAAAGGAGGGAGGACTTCACCTTAAAGAGAATTATATTTCTACTTAAAAGGGCTGTATAAAGCATACAGATTAAAAAAAATAGAAAAAACTTTGGTTATACAATTGTAAATATCCATCTTTGCCACTGATTATAAAAACAATTACCGCAAGGTTTTTTATTGATTATTCAAAATAATAGAAGTTATGTCAACTATAACTGAACGCGTAACCAAAATTATCGCAGATAAATTAGTTATTGATGCATCTGAGGTAACTGCAGAAGCAAACTTTAAACAAGATTTAGGCGCTGATTCAATTGATTTAGTAGAGCTAATCATGGAATTTGAAAGAGAATTTGAACTCTCTATCCCTGACGAGAAAGCAGAAGAAATCCAAACTGTGGGTAATGCCATAGAGTTCTTGGAAGCAGCTATAAATAGCTAATAAAAAAGAGCTTATGTATAAGCGTTGGAGCATAAAGCTTCAACGCTTGTTCTTTTTTATAGGGTAGGTTTATTTATTTGAATATTTAGTGGATTTATTGTCCAGTAGATGTTGTATTATTGTAAATAATTTACCAAAATTTAAGAAAAAATCTTTTTGGTCTTAACAGTCTAAGCCGTGTTTATGGATATATTTTAGTTGTTGAGGCACAAGAAAGTAATATGTCTAACCACTTTGAGTTAGCATATTTTTAGTGAAACATATTATCTGTTTAACATACACAATCCCAAAAAAACTATGCAAAACAGAAGAGTTGTTGTTACTGGGTTAGGAGCATTAACACCTATTGGTAACACTGTTGACGAGTTTTGGTCTGCCTTACTAGAAGGTAAATCTGGCGCAGGCCCAATTACAAATTTTGATGCATCAAAATTTAAAACACAATTTGCTTGTGAAATAAAAGACTTCAATGTAACAGAAGTTTTAGGAGATCGTCGTTTACAAAGGCGGACAGATAAGTTTGTGCAATATGCGTTAGCTGTTGGT from Aureispira anguillae encodes:
- a CDS encoding asparagine synthetase B gives rise to the protein MLKQFFFFLALLASAGGTFAQGYILIPMDESQTNHMKAYGITYQVLSAKQEAYWLLNYQGGSFAFQYNDIFKKECMRRGVSFKIIPTSSFNSILNEINDPQVNMEAMKLEVPPKVAVYSPTVNVRGQEVQPWDDAVTLVLTYAEIPYDLVYDDEVLEGKLNEYDWLHLHHEDFTGQFGKFFANYSSQKWYKDHVRGMETLAKKHGFDKVSQLKLAVVKKIREFVSGGGFMFAMCSATDTYDIALAADGVDICDYMYDGDAPDPQAQNKLNFNNTFAFKDFKLVRDPLKYEFSNIDASPLTSPPRRVKDDVDYFTLFDFSAKWDPVPTMLTQSHTKTVKGFMGQTTAFRKSQIKSNVLILGENKPASEARYIHGTFQKGFWSFYGGHDPEDYRHFVHDPPTDLELHKQSAGYRLILNNVLFPAAKKKPRKT
- a CDS encoding acyl carrier protein; this encodes MSTITERVTKIIADKLVIDASEVTAEANFKQDLGADSIDLVELIMEFEREFELSIPDEKAEEIQTVGNAIEFLEAAINS